The Fictibacillus arsenicus genome contains a region encoding:
- the gerD gene encoding spore germination lipoprotein GerD encodes MKKIYIFLFCIIMASLTGCAQNEAQGSSQIDYETTKKMFVDLLKTDEGKKAIKEVLSDKEIQQEILIDQEVVKQTIEQQLLSEKGQKFWQTLFKDPKFSVAFAKSMRKEHEKLMKDLIKDPQYQAEVMKIMQNPQMAQKLLGLVDTQPVRKEMKKVMLETFESPIVQAQIQEMLKKVAHDEIDQSISKKEKEASGGGQQEQEQQSAQ; translated from the coding sequence TTGAAAAAAATATACATTTTCCTCTTTTGTATCATTATGGCCTCTCTTACGGGCTGTGCTCAAAATGAAGCCCAGGGAAGTTCCCAGATTGATTATGAAACGACAAAGAAGATGTTTGTCGACTTATTAAAAACAGATGAAGGAAAAAAAGCAATAAAAGAAGTATTATCCGATAAAGAAATTCAGCAGGAAATCCTGATTGATCAAGAAGTAGTAAAACAGACGATTGAACAGCAGCTTCTTTCTGAAAAAGGACAGAAGTTCTGGCAGACACTTTTTAAAGACCCTAAGTTCTCTGTAGCTTTTGCAAAAAGTATGCGAAAAGAACACGAAAAGCTGATGAAGGATCTTATTAAAGATCCGCAATATCAGGCAGAAGTGATGAAAATCATGCAGAATCCGCAAATGGCTCAAAAGCTTTTAGGACTTGTTGATACACAGCCAGTAAGGAAAGAAATGAAAAAGGTTATGCTTGAAACATTTGAAAGCCCAATTGTTCAGGCCCAGATTCAAGAAATGCTGAAAAAAGTTGCACATGATGAAATCGATCAGTCCATTTCGAAAAAAGAAAAAGAAGCATCTGGCGGCGGTCAGCAAGAGCAGGAACAACAATCAGCACAATAA
- a CDS encoding KinB-signaling pathway activation protein, with translation MKIKSWLFLFITTLLIGIVSAITVGLILKFPENSTMFELLLYIFGLIGFGALFSVFSQMGFFAYLTVHRFGLGIFKSHRLWNGVQLVLIAVVLFDLFYLRYTSFHKEGDSIVNYIVIPLAILVYGLIIAYLKVKQTSNVAFIPTLFFITVVTILEWVPVLKENNALSLWMGFVPLMLCNTYQILMLHRLLQKNNQKKPIAS, from the coding sequence GTGAAAATCAAAAGTTGGCTCTTTTTATTTATAACCACACTTTTAATCGGAATTGTGAGTGCCATCACTGTAGGACTCATATTAAAATTTCCTGAGAACAGCACCATGTTTGAGCTGTTATTATACATTTTTGGACTGATCGGCTTTGGAGCCCTTTTCAGTGTTTTTAGCCAGATGGGCTTCTTTGCTTATTTGACTGTTCACCGTTTTGGCTTAGGTATCTTTAAGAGTCACCGCTTATGGAATGGTGTGCAGCTTGTTCTTATCGCTGTAGTACTTTTTGATTTATTTTATTTAAGATATACGTCCTTTCATAAAGAAGGCGACAGTATTGTGAACTATATTGTTATACCACTGGCGATTTTAGTATATGGTTTGATTATTGCATACTTAAAAGTTAAGCAAACATCTAACGTAGCATTTATCCCAACGCTTTTCTTTATTACGGTTGTAACCATTCTAGAATGGGTGCCTGTGCTTAAAGAAAACAATGCTCTATCCCTTTGGATGGGATTTGTTCCATTAATGCTATGTAATACGTATCAAATTTTAATGCTGCACAGATTACTGCAGAAGAACAATCAAAAAAAGCCCATTGCATCTTAA